In Coregonus clupeaformis isolate EN_2021a chromosome 5, ASM2061545v1, whole genome shotgun sequence, the sequence tgcattgagcgcagccattacacttgtagtttccatccggtaGAGGCGCAAATGTTGTGAAGGGATATTTAGGGGTGGTAAATCAGAGTTTACCAATTGATCTAAGAGATTTCTGCCCTGCGAGAATACGCCCAAGGGAGGGTCCAAAAACATATTACCGATACTGTCATCGGATCATAGAATGTGCTAATGTTTGTGAAcgattcccttaatttgttcagagcactttGAATAGCGTGTAGTTAGAACGCAATAATACTTATTTTTGCGAGACTGTCCTTGAAAGAGATCAGGTCTCGATTTGTTTTGGATTTTCTCGATGGCAGTATTCATCTGACCATTTTTGTAcccccaatcaattgaatttaccacaggtggactccaatcaagttgtagaaacatctcaatgatgatcaatgtaaacaggatgcagctgagctcaattttgatttAATTTAACTGCATAATTACGTAGTGTTCTATAATTCTGTTAATCAATTTCTAGTTTAGTCTTTTGCCATATTTCTTTGAAAAAATGCCTCACCCAGTTCATCATCAATCTATGGAGATGGATGTGCCCCAACTGTACTCTTTCTTACTAGGGCATGATGGTCCATTACCCCAGTAAGCAAATCAATAAAACATTATGTAGTGTGATTTAAATCATCCTCTAGATAAATCAGCTCCCAGGGTACAGCAGCCAAATCATTTTGAAATTGCTCATGATTAAATGTTTAAAAACGTATTCTGACCACTATCCTTTGATACAAGTTATTGCTTTaccacatttcttgcagtattactttagtgccttattgcaaacaggatgcatgttttggaatatttgtattctgtacaggcttccttcttttcactctgtaaattaggtttgtattgtggagtaactacaatgttgttgatccatcctcagttttccattggcctaatggtgaaatctctgagtggtttctttcctctccggctactgagttaggaaggacgcctgtatctttgtagtgactgggtgtattgatacaccatccaaagtgtaatgaataacttcaccatgctcaaagggattttcTTATTTtgaccaatctaccaataggtgcccttctttgcgaggcattggaaaaccgccctggtctttgtggttgaatctgtgtttgaaattcactgcttgactgagtgaccttacagataattttatgtgtggtgtacagagattaggtcattcaaaaatcatgttaaacactattattgcaacttattatgtgacttaattAAGCAAAATTTTACTCCTGAaattatttagacttgccataacaaagggtttgaatacttattgactcgagacatttgagcttttcattttttattaatttgtaaaaaattctaaaaacataattccactttgatatgaggccagtgaccaaaaatgtAGATCAGtgatgtagcctctctctctctctctctctctctctctctcatttctttcCTTGCTTTTTCCTTTCAttttctatggtggagggttaatgcactgtttgttttagtggtacccactgttttttttttcaaagttagggaggaagaggacagaggtttaGTTTCCTGGGATTTTGAATGGTGTGGTGTGAgcgatggcttcgcagcctagcGCGAGGGAGACGCTGTCGTTAAggcatggattcaggtgtgttcctgagaatggaattaaggtggaggaggttctgctcgcggtcggcgaacaggtaggagctgaatttatacattccgcattcagaatgaacaaagctgtggttgtgtttatgaaaagAGCAAATTTGGTGGGTAGGCTCATTTCTAGTGGTATATTTgtaaggggtgtgttggtgccaatttctcctctttctaccccttTGACTAGGGTGGTAGTTGCAAATTTGCCTCTGTTTATTACAGATGATCAAATCAGGAAGGAGTTTAGTCATTTTAGTAAGTTTGCTAGTGGTTTTCgtgtactgtcggcaggttttcagTCAGATGCCGTCAAGCATGTTTCGTTCCGGAGGCAAATGTTAATGTTTCTGAACAACAATGtgcaacagttaaatgtgcattttaaagtgaggcatggggaggggctctacgcaggttttgccagcacagatagtctacggtgctttgagtgtggggatttgaggcataagagctttgcgtgcccacataaaggccgtagacaaggtgagggttcaagcaccagtgggggaaatcgaggtcaacgtgcagggggccatgagacgcaggcagcagaggctaGTAATGGGCCTAGTAATGCGACAGATGGTAGTGTAGCTAAGGCTGGGCCgagtcatgctacagatggtggtgtagctgaggctgggtctagtcatgctagagatggtggtgtagatgaggctgggtctagtcatgttatggatggttgtgtagatgaggctgggtgtagtcatgttatggatggtggtgtagatgaggctgggcctagtcatgctataggtggtggtgcagatgaggctgggtctagtcatgttatggatggtggtgtaaatgaggctgggtctagtcgtgttatggatggtggtgtagctgagacggggtctagtcatgtcatggatggtggtgtagatgaggctgggactggtcaggttatgctagtggatgaggagagtatagtggggaaggggaagcgactgggggggtggaggagggtgtcaagcggaagaggaaaaagggggagaagaaaggaggtgggagggcagaggctggtgtggttaaaggcaccaaggaacctttgcctggtgctgggggggaggtcccgactagagaggaagagcaggtggtcaggatgggagatggagacgaggaggaggaaggtgagtctgaggaggaagatgatgaggaggatttcttttcagactcctcctcaatgggtccagagctgacagccagtcagtcagaggggtcaaagtacacggtgagggaactgtcaaggttcctgaatgagactaaggggaaaaagttaatcttgaggcttttttttgcgatccgggaaagtttgtaagatcagtacaacatgctatgaaaaatgaggggcatggtgtcctctcacccaggaaacggtttaggttgaggaagtgggtcacaacCGTGCATAAAagtctaccttcagacactgttTAGATGAAAGTTTTCTTTCTGGCACTGGGGCTTTGTCACGtgcgttgagtacaggattggaccaaggtgcagcgtggaatgcatacatgtttattcactaaGTTCACACACGacaaaagcaacgtaacatgaagctcacaatggctacacacaaacaagccaaacaagagtcaagatcccacaaaataggtaggcaaaatggctacctaagtatgatccccaatcagagacaacgatcgacagctgcctctgattgggaaccacacccggccaacatagatctaaacatactagatctacacatagatattcacattacatagatactcacacactgaccaaaccaactagcgaactctatgtcagggcgtgacagtacccccccaaaggtgcggactccggccgcaaaacctaacttaacaggggagggtccaggtgggcatctagcctcggtggcggctccggctccgggcgtgacgtcctctcccttactgcctccccgttgcacccctggtccggtctggaactcggtgcgatgcttcccctctcagtcctcccacgatgcaccaagccctgtctggaccctggtgtgggagacccgaccctggagaggggttgacgtctggttctggagtggagccgctgaccggaactgaactggaccccagtggagcggactgctctggctctggactggagcagctgaccgcaccactggtttggtgcggggtgcaggtacggggcgtaccgggctggcgacgcgcaccactggtttgttgCGGGGATCAGgtatgggccgtaccggactggatacacgcaccactgggttggtgcggggagcaggcaaggggcgtaccgggctggcgacacgcaccactactttggtgcgaggagcaggtacggggcgtaccgggctggtgacaggcaccactggtttggtgcggggagcaggttcggggcgtaccgggctggcgacacgcaccactggtttggtgcggggagcaggtacggggcgtatcgggctggcgacacgcaccactggtttgttgCGGgtagcaggtacgggccgtaccggactggatacacgcaccactgggttggtgcggggagcaggtacggggcgtaccgggctggcgacacgcaccactagtttggtgcgaggagcaggtacggggcgtaccgggctggatacacgcaccactggtttggtgcggggagcaggcatggggcgtaccggactggatacacgcaccactggtttggtgcggggagcaggcacggggcgtaccgggctggcgatacgcaccactagtttggtgcgaggagcaggtacggggcgtacagggctggatacacgcaccactggtttctGTTCTATTTGAACCCTCCACTCCAAGCCAGGACAACTAAGAACATTGTGACCTCTGATGGACAGCCAGAGCCTTACACTCATCGACAGCTTCCACATAGGAGTGATTGGTTTCAACAGAGAGACGACGAACAAAGACAGACACGTAAATACATTTATGAATTATTCTCCGAATGGGCAGTGGTTAGGGTGCTAAGTATTCTGATTACTGTGAACGTAGTTTTACTGTGAACGTAGTTTCCAAATATATGTACGATGTTTgactctctttgtccctctctccctccttctttatCTACCCCTCCCTTTCCTTTGATAGCCAAGCAGTCATGctgttgttagtccgctagggaccttttacattttagtcatttagcagacgctcttatccagagcgacttacagttagtgaatacatatatatatattttttatactggccccccatgggaatcgaactcacaaccctggcgttgcaaacgccatgctctatcaactgagctacatccctgccggccattccctcccctaccctggacgacgctgggccaattgtgcgccgctcatgagtctcccggtcgcggccggctgcgacagagcctggattcgaaccaggatctctagtggcacagttagcactgcgatgcagtgcgttagaccactgcgccactcaggagtattgtattaagtatgtatgtattctgtgttattatttagttagctagttagctagttagctagtaaataaataattaagccaatttgtgtattgctgactcATAAGTAAGGTTGgggttctggataagagcgtctgctaaattactaaaatgtaatgtaaatgattaATAAGTGACTTATCGATCTATAACATATGTATCTTTTAGAGTtaaattcgggagatggtaaatCTATAAACAACTTATttcgtggtgccccaaatcctaatgagttaattgttaatttaatcgagtgacaatgaaacatagttagttgattcgataaataacagtcatcatattAATCAAAGTCACGACATCAGGTTGTGGATTCTCTCAGAAAAAGCAAAATGAGGGCAGCAGCCTTCGTATTCTGGAAATGGAGGAATTCCTCTCTAATGTTGCTTTTTTGGCTGACATATTGTGTCACTTAAATGGGTTAAATCTGCAGTTACAAGGAAGAGGGACAACAGTCGTGGACATGGTGGAAAAACTTGAGGCCTTTACTAGGAAGCTTGAGTTGTTCAATTTGGACTTCAGCACACTGAAAcgacaggcagagggaccaggccgcagCATTGTCACAGAGGTGATGGAAGATTTCATCAAGCAGCTGAGGGACAACTTCTCCACCAGATTTAAAGACTACAGCATGCCCAAGGATATCATTGCGTTTGTACGTGATCCTTTCACAGTCCGCCCAGGTGGAGAATTCTCCTCTCTTGCTAAGAAAACGATACCCCTCGCTGGAGGACGCCGCAATTCAAACTGAGCTGATTGAATTCCAGACGTCGAGCCAAATCAGGGATGCGCTCCTTGTGTGCGTTTTGGGTGGCATGTTCAGAGGAATACAGCACAATAAAGAAACTTGCATTTTATGTGCTAACAATGTTTGGATCGACTTACACCTGTGAGTCCTCCTTTTCCTCTATGAACGCAATCAAGACTCACGACAGGAACCGGCTTTCACGTAAGTCAGTCGAGGACTGCCTgcgcatcaaaatcacatccctCTCAACCGACATCCACAAGAGGGGAAATGCTACTTTTCCCATTAAGGAAGTAACTTAGTATTTAATAAATAGTCATAAAGGCTGCTAACattgtgattattattattattagtgctTATCCAGGGCTATTTTAGGTCTCATTACAGTATTTTCTGTATATTTTGTTGTTACAGGAGCAGGTTATCCCGAGACTCCCGATACAGACATTCAGACATCGCCGTTTTTTTCTTTAAATTATTGTTTTATGTAGGGTGCTACCTTTTTGGCCAGTAGCAATTGTAAGTAGgtctaataaataaaaaatcccactTCTATTAGGCCATTTATTTTCTTCTTGTGAAAGATGCTGTTAAGCCACATAGCCTACCTCAGCCAGTTAAGTTATTGTATATGGGCCGTGGCTCGGAAGAAATAGACTCCAattaagccctcttgttgtttgtaaagtcaaattaaaatgaagattATTGTTGAAATGAATTACTCGACTGGTGTAGTTTTTCTCCATCTGTTGCTGGGCGCCACTTGCATAACAAGTTAGCTATATTTTCAGCACCATGCGCCTCCTACTGATTGCACTGCAGTTGCAGCTTTACATTTCAGCACCACAAATGGCCCACTGCCTGCTTTGTTAGTTGACTGTCTCCTGCAAACTCACTCCTCATTAATTAAAATGTAACTTTTGCATTATTTAGGTATGGTCACTTCCTTCTTGGGACATTGCATTTGGTACTTTTTGCATCTCAGGTCCAAGATTATGATTATTGTTTTAATGAAAGAAATATTCATAATTAATGTGGGGGGCTTTGGGGAACCAAATAATATTGCTGGCGGGCCAGATTGGGCAcgcgggccaccagttggggaaccctgatatacagtgttgtaatgatgtgcaaatagttaaagttaAAAGATAAATACAAAACTTTACAAGGGaaattaaataaacataaatataggttgtatttacaatggtgtttgttcttcactggttgccttaatcttgctgctgtgaaggcacactgtggtatttcacccaatagatatgggagtttaccaaaattggatttgttttcgaattctttgtggttctgtgtaatctgagggaaatatgtgtctctaatatggtcatacatttggcaggagtttaggaaatgcagctcagtttccacctcattttgtgggcagtatgcacatagcctgtcttctcttgagagaaaggtcgccgtaggcagacctggcaaggctatgctcactgagtctgcacATAGTCAAAAcgttccttaattttgggtcagtcacagtggtcaggtattttgccactgtgtactctctgtttagggccaaatatcattctagtttgcgctgctttttttgttaattctctccaatgtgtcaagtaattctctttttgttttctcatgatttggttgggtctaattgtgttgctgtcctggggctctgtgaggtctgtttgtgttcgtggggtatgtctctctctccaaatATCAGTTCAAACAGCCAACTCTTTCATAGTGTTTCACTCCATCATTCCGTTTTTGTCGTAGGGGAGTTATCCATGCATAGGGGAAAGTACACTCAAAAAACAGATCAAACGCAAACCAGATTCCCACACAAACGCAAACCATGTTGGTAGCACACAACAACTGGAGTAACATGGACAATTTAGTCAGAGCCACAATGCAGAAGCAAGTTGCATCAGAGCTCAATGAAAAACCACTACAAACAGGGAGGATGGTATATAGAATAGTAGTATATGAAGTGCAAATGTTATGCAATGTCCCAAGCAACGACTTTCCCTGGTATTTTCAGGTTTGTCTCCCTTGTCTTTCCTCCATTTGTGACATGGGCCAATCAGAGTTTGCCTATTAGCTGCTTCAAGGGGGGCAACTGAACTAGAGGATCATGGGTAATATGTAGTGTTGTTTAGTCATGGTGGTGGCATGCCTGTTTGAGTCAATCAACTAGCTCCACAGTGACATCATCATCCCATGTCTTCATGATGACCCATCAGTGATGGCTGGCTGCCTCTGGCGCTGTGTGTGTCACGCTTTAACCCCCTGGTGGCCAGACTAATGTACTACACTGACAAAGAGCTGGAGGCGACTGAGGAACAGTGTAGTGGTGGCATGTACTTATGGACTGTGCTCAGGGACACATGCACATACtcatatgtacacacacatgcacaggcagacacacacacagatgcaccaCACACAGCATGCACGAACACGCACAGTATGTGAGCAGGTggatgtgtgagagagaagaggagtgggagatatagggagggagggaagtaggaagaggaagagatggaggaagggagggagggaggaaagtaggaagatatggagggagggagggagggagggagggagggagggagggagggagggagggagggagggagggaggaaagtaGGAAGAGATggaaaaagggagggagggagggagggagggagggagggagggagaactgctgctgtctgtctggaaatCATTCAGGCGGGAAGGCAGATGTTCCAGATGTCTCTCATGTAGCTGTAACAcaagcagaaacacacacacagtctgggcGGAGAGGTCCACAGGGTGAATTGTGGATTGTTGTTTTTCTTCTAATTTAGCCAACACAAGTTCAAATGGGTCGAATCAAACAGGGCAGCTAATTGCTCTGATTAGAACATGAAGCCCACAAACAGATGGGAAAGGTCAATGCACCACTACGCCACAAGCATTCCAATCCAACGGCTTAGTGACGTTTCCTCTACGGCTGGAAGAGTTTCTGTGAATCACTGTTCCACTCATTGAGATGCTGTTGGATTGTATTGTAAATCACTGAGAATATCACTTCCCTCTGACACACCCCATGTGCATACAAACACATGCGCTGCAGTCATCCTAATCATGGCCAATAAGCCTCAAGAAAAAACATCCAACAGTACAGAAATCATTTATGTAGTCTAGCATAGATCTGTACTCATTTTAATCCAAAGGTTTCATGGTTATGATTTGaaaattacatttgaaaatgCAGTTACAGCTTCAGAATGAGATTATGCCACCAGGTTGGTGTAAGATAATTGAGTTAAAGACACAGGATATTCCTGAGATTCTCTAAATGAGTTTATAGCTATAGAATCAGTCCGTTGTCTGTAGtatttactaactgtaagtcgctctggataagagtgtctgctaaatgactaaaatgtaaatgtaaatgtatttctgtACCTGATGCTGCTGCAGACTCTAATGTGGTTCCTGTGGTTGGTCTCCCCCTCTGCAGGTGGCTGAAGGTAGTGCTGTGCAGCCACATGCGCTATCTATGGATGGTGCTCATGGCCCTCACTGTGCTCTGTGTGGCCATACAGATCCTAGGAGTCGTCTGGCAATCCAGGTGAGTCTGGTGCTACtgtacatacagatgtaggatctttattTAAAATCACCCAGTTGCAGGggaactttcctgcaatgtaggaaatgtaaaacttgtagtctATTTGTAATTTCCATTTAGACATTATAGGCTTGAttttacaaaaatgtccattaattataatccacttaataattcacattttctgttGCTACAGGatcattttcctgctgtagcaaactggctcaaattaagatcctacatctgtagctatTAGGTCAGATCTTCATACTACATGGATTGATATTACTGGCAGtgaaaccagagaggaagaggtgaagcgagaggATTTCTCTTTTTTTTTATGGAGGTCTATGAGAGAATGTCGAATtgcgtgaggcttatttgatctaatatacGCTTTGCAACGTTTAGTCTGTTAcaaatgtactgatataagtggatgcacgtggaattccggcaactttgagaaaaacgactgttgttcacacgcatatctgccctctcattggcaagaatggtcccacctgatcgcGCCTGCTTTCAAtcattgaggacatgtatttcatTGAGTGTCGGCTAACTTATCAATATAATAGATACTATTTGATGAAACTAACAAGCTTTTACATTCCACTTCTCTGTTCTGGATAATTGTTTTGTTTTGAAACAGGCTGACAGTGATTGGCTAACTGTAATCTAACACTCTGTTTGGTTTCAGGAACGATAAGATGTTAAGCGAGAAGCTCCTGAATGTGCAATTCACCATCAAGATCCAGAGAACGCTCCCGACGGAGCAGAGGGACTGGGTACGCTTGCGCTCTTCGCACACCCCTGTCGTAGAAGAGGAAGTGAGGTCACAGGAGGAAGGAGCTCCTAAACAACGGGCCAAAGGGAACCAGAAGGCAGCAGAACATCAACATGGCATAGATGAgacaggggtggagaggagagtccAGGAGCATCACCAACACCTACAGCTCTCAAACACTGTCAATAAGGTCAAATACTCTAGGAAAGAGGCAAGGGGGAAAGTTTCAGCAGTAAAGGCAACCCTGCCCAAAGTTACACTGGGTAATGATAAGTTGCATTTGGGGGTTCCTGGGTCTGTGGTTCTCCAGCTGGGCCACCCAGCTATCAGAGCAGTATCCACCCTGCCTCACAAACCTCCCCAGCTCCCCTCAACCAATCAGCTGAAGAGTAGAAACAGCCCTGCCACTTTAGGCACCAACTCTGTAGTTGCCGGGGTGATAAGCGATTTAAATCCGGAAGTCGCCACCGCCACCTGTCGGCCGAAGAACCATATCGTCTTTCTCAAGACGCACAAAACGGCCAGCAGCACCATCCTGAACATCTTATATCGCTATGGCGACAGCCGCAATCTGACCTTCGCCCTTCCGCTGAACAAGCACAGCCAGCTATTCTATCCCTTCTTCTTCGCCTCACACTTTGTGGAGGGAGTGAGGAGCCGCAGTGTCAAAGAGTTCCACATTATGTGCAACCACATGAGGTTCAGACCACCAGAGGTGAGTTCTATCGTcatagcacaggaggttggtagcaccttaattggggaggactggcTTGTGGCAATGGTTGGAgcagaatggtatcaaatacatcaaacacatggtttccatgtgtttcgatgccattccatttgctctgttctggccattattatgagccgtcctcccctcagcagcctccactgcattaTAGGTAATATCGAAGTTCAGACTAACACAAGTTGAATTTTACTATCTTTTCCCCAGAAAAAATATGATTATTTTACCAATAATTGTTCAATTATGACACACCACCAAGGCATCACTAACACATTTTGTTCTTATTTTGGTATTTTCCCTTTGTCTCTCAGGTGAGGAAGGTGATGCCCAAGGACACGTTTTACTTCTCCATCCTGAAGAACCCCGTTGCGATGATGGAGTCCATCTTCACCTACTACAAGAGCATCCCCGCCTTCCACAAGGCCCACAGCCTGGACGACTTCCTTGACAATGGTTGGCGTGATTACAACACGTCCCTGCCCAACAACCATTACGCCCGTAACATCCTGACCTTTGACTTTGGCTTCGACAACAACGTCGCCACAGAGACGCCCGGAGACCTGGAGACGCGGGCCGCCACAGCCATTGGCGCCATTGAGCAGGACTTCCACCTCATCCTCATCTCAGAGTACTTTGACGAGTCCATGATCCTGCTCAAGCGCGCCCTCTGCTGGTCTCTGGATGACGTCGTCTCCTTCAAGTTGAACAGCAGGAGCGAGCGCGCACGTCACATGCTCTCCCCGCACACTGCCGACAAGATCAGAGCCTGGAACGGCCTTGACTGGCGGCTTTACCTGCACTTTAACTCCACCTTCTGGCGACACGTGGACACTACGGTGGGGCGTGAGGAGATGAGGCGGGAGGTGACTCGGCTGCAGGAGCGACGTGCCGAGCTAGCCAAAACCTGCCTGAAGGATGGTGGTGCAGTGGACCCGTCGCAGGTGAAGGACGCCGGGCTGAAGCCCTTCCAGTACGGGGCAGCCATAATCCAGGGCTACAACCTGAACCCTGGGCTGGACGGGCCCACCAAAACACGCTGTCAGAACCTGGTCACTCCTGAGCTGCAGTACACAGACACTCTCTACACCAAGCAGTTCCCTGAGCTTGccgccaggcagagacaggccgCCAAACTGGCTGCCTCACagcgtcagcctggtccagccaaGGTCAGCCCGAACAAAGCAGCCATGCCTGGGCCGGTGAGGGTGAGGGAGGCCCGACACAGTAGGACAGCCAGGAGTGGACCCAGAAACCCTAATGCTCAGAACCAAAATGACCTACCCCCAAGTGCCCTGTCTAAAATCACTGCAGCTAGAAGTGACAGAAACATGCCTTGATGGGGGGGCTCTTTCAACACAGACTATGGGACTAGTGGGATGATCCACAGGAGCTCATTGCTGCTAAGTACTGTTTTTTAAGCTGAACAGCCAATGGCTATGTTTTGTCTGTGCAGTGAGGACGTTTCGCTGCACATTATGCTTACTCTGGCTGGCT encodes:
- the LOC121566911 gene encoding galactose-3-O-sulfotransferase 2-like; its protein translation is MPPSPRKSIKERELFSLTSSLPCGSWLKVVLCSHMRYLWMVLMALTVLCVAIQILGVVWQSRNDKMLSEKLLNVQFTIKIQRTLPTEQRDWVRLRSSHTPVVEEEVRSQEEGAPKQRAKGNQKAAEHQHGIDETGVERRVQEHHQHLQLSNTVNKVKYSRKEARGKVSAVKATLPKVTLGNDKLHLGVPGSVVLQLGHPAIRAVSTLPHKPPQLPSTNQLKSRNSPATLGTNSVVAGVISDLNPEVATATCRPKNHIVFLKTHKTASSTILNILYRYGDSRNLTFALPLNKHSQLFYPFFFASHFVEGVRSRSVKEFHIMCNHMRFRPPEVRKVMPKDTFYFSILKNPVAMMESIFTYYKSIPAFHKAHSLDDFLDNGWRDYNTSLPNNHYARNILTFDFGFDNNVATETPGDLETRAATAIGAIEQDFHLILISEYFDESMILLKRALCWSLDDVVSFKLNSRSERARHMLSPHTADKIRAWNGLDWRLYLHFNSTFWRHVDTTVGREEMRREVTRLQERRAELAKTCLKDGGAVDPSQVKDAGLKPFQYGAAIIQGYNLNPGLDGPTKTRCQNLVTPELQYTDTLYTKQFPELAARQRQAAKLAASQRQPGPAKVSPNKAAMPGPVRVREARHSRTARSGPRNPNAQNQNDLPPSALSKITAARSDRNMP